The following DNA comes from Euryarchaeota archaeon.
GACGGTGCTCGAACAGGCTGAGGTCTTGACGGCCGAGTGGGTGCCTCTGTAGTCGCGTCTGCCTGCCGCGATGAATTCCTGGATCGCGGCCCGTCAATTGGCGGGGCAGAACCCGAAAACGCAGTACTCTGTTTCGGCCATCTGGTACGCCGTTCCCGCTAGCGTCGGCCGCCCACAATTGCACATCCCGGGAATGAGTGATTGCGCCATTTCGTGATTTGCCACGCCGGGATTTGACATGGGGGTTGGTCGATGGGGGTGAGCCGAATTTATCCCCGTGGTCTCCGAAACCGAGCCGAATCCTCGATCGCGACCACATGTTTAGTGGCACGGGACCACGGGCGCCGACCCTAATTCAACGGCCTTCTCTCGACTTCGAGGGCGCTTGAGGTCGGGTAGACTTCCGACACGTAGCACGGGTACGGGATGTCGCGTGCGATCTCCTCAAGCACCCACGGCGCGACCTCCACGAAGCCCGTCTCGACTTTCCAAAGTGTCTCAGGGAGTTTGAACCGCTTGGAAAGAATCTCGACGACAGGCGCCGGGTCGGAGACCTCGACTATCCCTTTTAGGATGGTTCCGTCGTCCGTGCGTTTCTCGTAAGTCTTGGCGTCGGTCTCACCCATCCGTATGAGTCGGTTCCTGAGCTGTATCCCGTCCTTGAAACACGCGGAGCAGTAGTGGACGGCGGTCTTTCCGCCCTTCTTCAACGCGAGAAGGCGCATGGAAGCCGCTTCGCTCTCCTTGGCGCCGGCGCTCGTCGGGTCGCGTATGTCGTAACCCATGTTGAGGAGGTTGCGGAAGTTCGTCTCGGAGAACTCCAACTCGTTGAGGTTGATGTAGGAAAGGCCGTTCGCCTCCGCGTAGTCGATGAGGGCGCTCATCTCCTTCTCGCGGTTCGGAAGCGCCGGGATCTCTATCCCAACCGTCATCCCCGTTGCCTTCGCGGCCGGGATGAGCCGGTGGTGGTGTCCCTTCTCCATCCTCGACCAGTACTCTGGGGGCGGGTGGAACCGGATCTCGTCGAGTCCAGCTTCGGCGAGCTTCGTAAGCCACGCGGGGTCGAAGTCTATCTGCGTGTAGAGGTGGATGTGGTGCCCGGGGCCGAATGCGGTTTTCAAGGCGCGGACGTACTGTACGACGCGTTCGGGCTTGAACATGGGGTCGCCGCCCGCTATCCCGGTGCCGAGGGCCCGCATGGTCTTCGCCTCGGCGATGACGCCGTCGACATCGTCGGGGTCCAGTTTCCGTTCATTTGCCCAGATCATGTCGACGTTTCGCCGCTCGGAACTGATGGGGCAGTAGGGGCACCGGTAGTGGCAGTTACCGGTGATGAACAGCACCATCTTGCCGCCCTTCTCGCAAAGCGTGCAGCCGAGCGGGAGGGGTCCGGTCGTGAACGACCCGCCCGGCAACGTGGAAACACCCGTGGCCGGGGCATCCTGCCCCCATGAAGGCGCCGCGCGCGTCGGGGCTTGTGTCCCGGCGGGGCGGTCGGAGACCTTTCTCATCTGGAAGCGCCGAGTCCATTCAACCATATAAACCGGATGCGCCGAGGCAACGACCCTGAACGGCCCACCCCGCCATTACCCGGTTATATTTATTGGCGGGCCATTGTCAGTCGCGTGCGGCTTCCGCAGGAGATCGTAGCAGAACGGTTCGTTCCCACGGTGCGTTCGATGCTCGTCTCCGAGATGACGAAACTCGGCATGACGCAAGACGAGATTGCAAGAAGCCTCGGCATCAGCCAAGCGGCCGTCAGCAAGCATCGCGCCGGGCGACAGCGGTTGGAGCCCGTCGTGGCAAAGGACCCGCGCGTCGCCGAGGCCGTCGCTTTGATCGCCGAGGGCTTCCATGAGGAGCGTTTGAGCCCAACGGAGGCGATGGCGCACTTGATGGCGCTGGTGCGTGAGTTGTCGAACCGTGGACCCGTATGCGAGCTCCACGAACGTGAGATGCCGGCGCTTCGAGGGTCAGGCTGCGATCTGTGCGTCGTCGAGGGAGGGAGCACCTTGATGCAAGAACAACGCGTCCTCTCAAACCTACGATCCGCCATCCGCATCCTGGAGGATACACCGGCGTTCGGGCACTTGATCCCGAGCGTGGGGGCGAACGTCTGCATGGCCCTGACCGGTGCAAGCGACCTGCCGGACGTCGCAGGCGTCCCCGGGCGCATCGATTCGCAAAAGGGCGCAGTCACCATACATGGAGCGCCCGCCTTCGGGGCCAGTCACCACGTCGCGGAGGTCCTCCTCGGGGTCCATTCCTATGATCCTGAGAAGGCCGCGGCCATAAACATGAGGACGGAGGACCGCGTCCTGGCCGCGTTGAAGGGAGGACGCCTTTCGTGCGTAGAGGTGAAAGCGGCCCACGAATCGGACCGAAAAAGCCTCCTCGCCGAATTGACGCGAATCGGCAAGACGCCCGACGTCGTCTACCATCGGGGTGCCTTCGCCGTCGAGCCCATCACGTACGTATTCGGCAAGGACGCGGAGAGCCTCGCCAGACTCGTGCGCTCTATCGCCGTCGACTTGGAGGCGTCCCGTGGACTTTGAGGCCTGGCGGGCGGAGTTTCCCGGCCTCGAACGCAAGACCTACCTCAACTCATGCTCGTTGGGCGCATTGTCAAGACGCGTCCGCGCCGCCGTGAACTTGCAACTCGACCTTTGGGAAGAGTTGGGCGCCTCCGCGTGGTACGGATTGTGGATGGGGGAGTTGGACGCGCTCCGACAGAAACTCGCGCGCCTTTTTTCCGTCGAGAAGAGCGAGATGTCGGTACAGCCATCGGTGAGCGTCGCCTTGGGTTCGATCGCGTCCTCGCTCGACTACACAAGACGGCCTGCCGTCGTGAGCGCGGACATGGATTTCCCGACCGTTCCCTACCAATGGATGGTGAAGGGCAGCTTGCACCTTCGCATGGTGCACGGCGACGGGGTGAAAGTCGACGCCAGCGGTTTCGAGAAGGCCATGGACAAGACCGTTGCAGCGCTTGCGACCTCGCACGTCTACTTCACGAGCGGCTTCATCCAGGACGTTCCGCGGATCTGCCGCGCGGCAAGAGAGAACGGGGCCTTGGCGATAATCGACGGTTACCAGGCCGCCGGTCAATTGCCCGTCTCGCCCCGGGAACTGGGCGCCGACGTCTACATCGCGGGCGGCCTCAAATGGCTCTTGGGAGGGACCGGCATCGCGTACATGTACGTCCGGAATGAGTTGGCCCTCGGACTCGATCCCAAGCACACCGGCTGGTTCGCCGCCGCGCGTCAGTTCGAATTCGACGCGAACGCCTTCGAATTCAAGCCCGACGCAAGGCGGTTCGAGGCGGGGACCCCCCCCGTGGCGGCCGTTTACGCGGCGTCGGCCGGCCTAGACATCATACTTGAGATAGGCCCCGAAAGGATCAGGGAACGGACCGCGAGGCTCGTCGACGGGGTGTACGAGAGACTCGTGGATGCCGGTTACTCCCTGAAAACACCGGGGCGATCGGAGGAGCGGGCGGGAATCGTGATGGTGGCCCTCAAAGACCCGGCGACCGCCGTGAAGCGGCTCGCGGCGGAAGGGATAATCGTGGACTCACGCCCCGGAAGGCTACGCGTCTCTCCGTACTTTTACAACACGGACGCGGAGCTCGATCGGTTCGTCGCCGCGTTGAAGAGGCACGCGCCGCCGGGGAATGGTTGAACGTGATGGTCAAGATAGCGTCTTTCGACCTCGACGGGACGCTCGTGGAGGACACCGTGTTCGAGACCGTCTCGCGGGCGGCAGGCTTCCACGAGCACGTCCTCAAACACGATACCGACTACTTTGCCGGGAAGATAACGCTCGAAGAATGCTTCCACCTGGAATACAGGTACTTGGTCGGGCTCCCGTTGGAGACGGTGCAGGCGGCGATGCGGGACGGAAAGTGGATACCCGGCATCCGTGAGGCGGTCGCTCGCCTCAAGACCGCGGGGCTGAAGACGATCGTCTTGACCGATCAACCCCGGTTCCTCGCGGAGTGCGCGCTTCGTTTCGGGTTCGACGAGGCGGTCTGTTCGGAGGCGACGATCAAGAATGGGGTCGTGACCAGTGACATCCGACCACGCTTCGACAAACTGGCGAACCTCGACGCCTGGGCCCGCGAGAGAGGCGTCGGCCTCAAAGAGATCGTCCATGTGGGGAACGGCATGAACGACACCGCCGTCTTTGGCAGGGTCGCATACGGGATAGC
Coding sequences within:
- a CDS encoding aminotransferase class V-fold PLP-dependent enzyme, translating into MDFEAWRAEFPGLERKTYLNSCSLGALSRRVRAAVNLQLDLWEELGASAWYGLWMGELDALRQKLARLFSVEKSEMSVQPSVSVALGSIASSLDYTRRPAVVSADMDFPTVPYQWMVKGSLHLRMVHGDGVKVDASGFEKAMDKTVAALATSHVYFTSGFIQDVPRICRAARENGALAIIDGYQAAGQLPVSPRELGADVYIAGGLKWLLGGTGIAYMYVRNELALGLDPKHTGWFAAARQFEFDANAFEFKPDARRFEAGTPPVAAVYAASAGLDIILEIGPERIRERTARLVDGVYERLVDAGYSLKTPGRSEERAGIVMVALKDPATAVKRLAAEGIIVDSRPGRLRVSPYFYNTDAELDRFVAALKRHAPPGNG
- a CDS encoding radical SAM protein; amino-acid sequence: MRKVSDRPAGTQAPTRAAPSWGQDAPATGVSTLPGGSFTTGPLPLGCTLCEKGGKMVLFITGNCHYRCPYCPISSERRNVDMIWANERKLDPDDVDGVIAEAKTMRALGTGIAGGDPMFKPERVVQYVRALKTAFGPGHHIHLYTQIDFDPAWLTKLAEAGLDEIRFHPPPEYWSRMEKGHHHRLIPAAKATGMTVGIEIPALPNREKEMSALIDYAEANGLSYINLNELEFSETNFRNLLNMGYDIRDPTSAGAKESEAASMRLLALKKGGKTAVHYCSACFKDGIQLRNRLIRMGETDAKTYEKRTDDGTILKGIVEVSDPAPVVEILSKRFKLPETLWKVETGFVEVAPWVLEEIARDIPYPCYVSEVYPTSSALEVERRPLN
- a CDS encoding transcriptional regulator; this translates as MRLPQEIVAERFVPTVRSMLVSEMTKLGMTQDEIARSLGISQAAVSKHRAGRQRLEPVVAKDPRVAEAVALIAEGFHEERLSPTEAMAHLMALVRELSNRGPVCELHEREMPALRGSGCDLCVVEGGSTLMQEQRVLSNLRSAIRILEDTPAFGHLIPSVGANVCMALTGASDLPDVAGVPGRIDSQKGAVTIHGAPAFGASHHVAEVLLGVHSYDPEKAAAINMRTEDRVLAALKGGRLSCVEVKAAHESDRKSLLAELTRIGKTPDVVYHRGAFAVEPITYVFGKDAESLARLVRSIAVDLEASRGL
- a CDS encoding HAD family phosphatase, which gives rise to MMVKIASFDLDGTLVEDTVFETVSRAAGFHEHVLKHDTDYFAGKITLEECFHLEYRYLVGLPLETVQAAMRDGKWIPGIREAVARLKTAGLKTIVLTDQPRFLAECALRFGFDEAVCSEATIKNGVVTSDIRPRFDKLANLDAWARERGVGLKEIVHVGNGMNDTAVFGRVAYGIAANPSSAAVSKAAAFTIDPMTDLRQATDVIIKNLAAGSRH